The genomic interval GAAGCCCTGCCGGTGACGTTGAACAGCGCCGCCGCCCATGACATCGACCTGCCCGGCGCCCTGGCAGCGGGGCGGCGGCTGGGCGTGCCGCTGCCGACCGATGACGCCATCCTGATCGTGGCGGTGACGGCGCGGGAAGTGTTGACCTTCGGCGAGCGTCCCACGCCGCCGGTGCTGGCTGCCATCCCGCAGGCAGCGGTGACCGTGCTGGAAGCGCTGGGCTGCCCGCCGGACGCTGTCCCCCCGGTACTGAACGAGTCGATGCTGGGAGGCTACGATGATATCGCCTGAGATTCTGCGCCGGTATCCTTTCTTTGCTGGACTTGATGACGCCTTTCTCACTGCGCTGGCCATGATCAGCGACGAGGTGGTCCTGGCCGACGGGGTGTGGCTGTTCCATGAGGAAGACAGCGCCGACGCCTTCTACCTGGTGTTGCGCGGGACGATCCAGTTGCGGGCGCGGTTGCCGCGCAATGCCTACGCCGACCTGGATCAACTGGTGGAGGGGGATATCGTTGGCTGGTCGGCCATCTGCAAGCCAGCGGTGTACACGCTGGGCGCCTACACGCCAACAGGCGCGCGGCTGATCCGCTTTGAGGGCGCGGCGATGCGCAAGTTGATGGAAGAGCGGCCCGAAATGGGCTATGTGCTGATGTGCCGGGTGGCCCAGGAGATCGGCAACCGCCTGGCCGACCTGCGCAATCGCTTTGTCAGCATTGCCACTCCCTGAGCATCCCATACTGCCAGAGAGACACGGAGGCCAGCGGCAAAGGCTGGCCTCCGTTGTTTCCTGGCGGGGGCAAACGTTCAGCCGCCGAGGTAGGCTTTTTGCACTTCAGGATTGGCGGCCAGTTCGGCGCTGGTGCCGGCCAGCACAATGCT from Anaerolineae bacterium carries:
- a CDS encoding hydrogenase maturation protease, whose product is MSTDRHPDAATPLAGVRVIGLGNPILTDDGVGIYVARLVRRLLPAGMNVEVVELATGGLGLMEAMIGCERVILIDAIWLPEEAPGRVLHFTAEALPVTLNSAAAHDIDLPGALAAGRRLGVPLPTDDAILIVAVTAREVLTFGERPTPPVLAAIPQAAVTVLEALGCPPDAVPPVLNESMLGGYDDIA
- a CDS encoding Crp/Fnr family transcriptional regulator, which translates into the protein MISPEILRRYPFFAGLDDAFLTALAMISDEVVLADGVWLFHEEDSADAFYLVLRGTIQLRARLPRNAYADLDQLVEGDIVGWSAICKPAVYTLGAYTPTGARLIRFEGAAMRKLMEERPEMGYVLMCRVAQEIGNRLADLRNRFVSIATP